A segment of the Nostoc sp. TCL26-01 genome:
CACTATGGCAAGGGATGAGGGGGGAGCAGGGAGTGAACTAATTTTGTGTTCACAAAATACTGTTATCATATTCGTACACCCACAACAATAAGTCAATAATGTGAACACAAAAAATTTTGTGTTCACAGAAGTACAATGAGGAAAATCACATGAATCAAAAAGATGAATCAAACAGGCAAGTCAGCAGGCAGGAGAAAGGAACTGCCAGAAAACGAGTCAAGGCTATCAATTCGTCTAGCGCCGGAGGACAAAGCATCTCTGAACCGGAAAGCCAAGGGATTGGGGTACAAAGACCTCAGTGCAATG
Coding sequences within it:
- a CDS encoding ribbon-helix-helix protein, CopG family, with the translated sequence MNQTGKSAGRRKELPENESRLSIRLAPEDKASLNRKAKGLGYKDLSAMIRALANGDIEVSVTTNLSMQILGKS